The following are from one region of the Sorghum bicolor cultivar BTx623 chromosome 2, Sorghum_bicolor_NCBIv3, whole genome shotgun sequence genome:
- the LOC8063536 gene encoding kinesin-like protein KIN-12E: MAAPGASAGGRRASTSRARRASAAAAESNENEDLAAAPSSSPSSAFALASAPAPHFSLPPRSPLAAIADPGRNPRSAPATPKSLAATPRASAAGSGTRDRTSSVGVAKRMFDLRDVAAAEVPLEVPHFELDEDPAFWKDRNVQVLIRIRPISDAENATHGQKRCLLQDSSKTLSWTGHPETMFTFDHVACETISQEKLFRVVGLPMVENCMSGYNGCLFAYGQTGSGKTYTMMGELTKLGNKLSKDAGLTPRIFEYLFRRINEEEEHRREEKLKYICKCSFLEIYNEQITDLLEPSSTNLQIREDIKKGVYVENLMECYVSSVEDVMLLLLQGVANRKMAATNMNSESSRSHSVFTCVIESHWESDSMTHLRFGRLNLVDLAGSERQKSSGAEGERLKEAANINRSLSTLGLVIMTLVDVANGRSRHVPYRDSRLTFLLQDSLGGNSKTTIVSNVSPSICSSSETLSTLKFAQRAKLIQNNAKVNEDASGDVIALQRQIEELKDQLTCLKKQKECPGSPSLLLNSDFANEFKTSCGVDDQLDCDLNILKQKVSHLEHVLAGSLRREKSAETKIGKLEAEIQHLNRLVNLMESDAQRLRKRLELRGEKQRLHSMGENAALSQENQLLQEQINENPQLTHFALENKRLIEELTTLQNFYKQGEREMLLTEISLLRNHFLHILEQKYAAAPKNVEAQGDELIKELDNCRKELDACLENNVLLAREVNKLRCELMQYQKPCTNQVAPEEKENVVATSINAMQNDQAKQNFSYLSLDDVNKQFMQAGITTNTSESFQLELPYEIDSEDPESPHLHDPETHDFRDPTTASEYNGVLSECFNLAMGSSHDVLDKSTLTELNFLEKDDTYHVHEKAPVRGIHLHDETLLCQEIEIVNSSKHLSQDELENLKRTNQELEEKLFIMAEESNKLSEIIVAKDVEIASLSEEWEAAIFDLTSFLTDGCRSLDDAYQNIDNMISSFPHSNSSVSEHVEKAMKISIEKEKMIFKLQNELQTAQKIGREVKEKLHILRGATLAITEAQQLDNEESSQEELELVGLLHQKDCIIQELKNNLKAESCVFAERAKGHSRDDLMLPDSSVDMIEELPHDENQPAASQANPDYQSKLDSVMHLVEDKSNKVLTLFSNFEAAQETMEEAELMLSALLKANEELKLERDNCRQAVELLLSEKSSLISDLKELEASSSCSSQKYDKLHQQINECVTEMTKLAAIIRKSFQQIQSFSMVELFALCSEIITFGQDLKGCIMDSRSYIANMVSLIEEKGRSTEQFHHLNANACGSARQQVDSHSCQWGSSKPSQSDYSAEYASLRREFDRKSNVVEGLSFDLKLLQESTSNAKDMKDKADEISTALSNVQIELDMKTSTIETMLKKQKVLEEELAENDARLIILRSELEHSQSLSSTLLKENKGLRVMLEDENVKNSETRVLLEEKVKVIEGLESQILLLNRSEVGQLMSDIEELNNSIKIMSSDRENLQAEIFKLRDKLEMAMALAEENEAAAIEARQTAEISKIYAEEKEEEVKILERSVEELEGTVTVLEEEVCNLKEEVRSHQVHKLSEAHFQAFDDMLAVEKASKCDAAEESCQGKCHLEKRLQAEILAHQDVRNKIEGLKLEAKHKDDEIGQYKEHIAELVLHSEAQSLLFQEKYHEMEHMVSRQKFGPHESSSETVHAKTEKPSGRARGSSSPFRCISSIIQQMNSEKDQEFSVARQRIEELEGLVSSKQKEVCLLTSRLAAVDTMTHDIIRELLGVKLDMTNYANLVDQEEVQKLLIASQQQIEQSKAKDTELEALKEQLGLLILERDSLLDDMDQRKTDLLEAQLLVEQLEQREQMLEAQIEMLQLEKDSLQQKTMEMDETIELLVRSNQPDINPRTGDNHRRGSSEFSRRLAQSDMLLSHARHEHSRRHAAGSSRTHHGRHR; encoded by the exons ATGGCCGCCCCCGGCGCCAGCGCTGGCGGCCGGAGGGCCTCCACTTCGCGAGCCCGCCGCGcatccgcggcggcggcggagtccAATGAGAACGAAGACCTCGCCGCCGCGCCGTCTTCCTCGCCCTCATCCGCgttcgccctcgcctccgcccccgctccGCATTTCTCGCTGCCCCCGAGGTCGCCGCTCGCGGCCATCGCGGATCCCGGGCGGAACCCTCGGTCCGCGCCGGCGACGCCCAAGTCGCTAGCCGCCACGCCCAGGGCATCCGCGGCGGGATCGGGGACCAGGGACCGGACCTCATCGGTTGGGGTGGCGAAGAGGATGTTCGATCTGAGGGATGTCGCGGCCGCGGAGGTGCCCCTGGAGGTGCCGCACTTCGAGCTCGACGAGGACCCCGCGTTCTGGAAGGACCGCAACGTGCAG GTTCTGATACGGATAAGACCAATTAGTGATGCCGAGAATGCTACTCATGGTCAGAAAAGATGCTTGCTGCAGGATAGCTCCAAGACATTGAGCTGGACAGGACATCCGGAAACCATGTTCACGTTTGACCATGTTGCATGCGAAACAATATCACAG GAAAAGCTATTCAGAGTTGTGGGTCTGCCAATGGTGGAGAACTGCATGTCAGGATACAATGGTTGTCTGTTTGCCTATGGTCAG ACGGGAAGTGGGAAAACTTACACAATGATGGGAGAACTTACAAAGTTGGGCAATAAGCTTAGTAAGGATGCTGGCTTGACACCTCGCATTTTCGAATATCTTTTTCGACGGATAAATGAG GAAGAAGAGCACCGGAGAGAAGAAAAGCTTAAATATATCTGCAAATGCTCCTTTCTAGAGATTTACAATGAACAAATAACTGATCTACTTGAACCCTCCTCAACCAATCTTCAG ATCCGTGAAGATATAAAGAAAGGTGTATATGTTGAAAATCTAATGGAATGTTATGTGTCATCTGTTGAAGATGTTATGTTGCTATTGCTACAG GGGGTTGCGAACAGGAAAATGGCTGCCACAAATATGAACAGCGAGAGCAGCCGCTCACATAGTGTTTTTACTTGTGTAATTGAGAGTCATTGGGAAAGTGACTCGATGACACACCTCCGATTTGGGAGGTTGAATTTAGTTGATCTTGCCGGTTCTGAGAG GCAGAAAAGCTCAGGTGCCGAAGGAGAACGCTTGAAAGAAGCTGCAAACATTAATAGATCGCTGTCAACCCTTGG GCTTGTTATTATGACTCTAGTGGATGTTGCAAATGGGAGAAGCCGTCATGTTCCTTATAGAGATTCAAGGCTTACATTTCTCCTTCAG GATTCGCTAGGAGGGAACTCTAAAACAACAATTGTTTCCAATGTCAGCCCATCTATCTG TTCTTCCAGTGAGACATTGAGTACCTTGAAGTTTGCCCAACGTGCAAAGCTGATTCAAAATAAT GCAAAAGTAAATGAAGATGCTTCAGGAGATGTTATTGCTTTACAAAGGCAGATAGAGGAACTAAAG GATCAACTGACGTGCTTGAAGAAGCAAAAAGAGTGTCCTGGATCACCTAGCTTGTTGCTTAATTCAGACTTTGCCAATGAATTCAAAACTTCATGTGGAGTAGATGATCAACTAGACTGTGATCTGAATATCCTAAAGCAAAAG GTTAGCCATCTAGAACATGTCTTGGCTGGGAGCCTCAGGAGAGAGAAATCAGCAGAGACCAAGATTGGGAAGCTGGAAGCAGAAATACAGCACTTGAACCGTTTG GTCAACCTGATGGAGTCTGATGCACAGCGCTTGAGGAAGAGGCTCGAACTTCGTGGTGAAAAACAAAGATTACACTCGATGggtgaaaatgctgcattgtcCCAGGAGAATCAGTTGTTGCAAGAACAAATCAATGAAAATCCTCAATTGACTCACTTCGCATTGGAAAACAAGAGATTGATTGAGGAACTTACAAC GCTTCAGAACTTCTACAAGCAAGGGGAAAGAGAGATGTTATTGACAGAGATATCTCTTTTGCGGAATCAT TTCCTTCATATCCTTGAGCAGAAATACGCAGCAGCTCCTAAAAATGTAGAAGCTCAG GGTGATGAGCTCATCAAGGAGCTTGACAATTGCAGGAAGGAACTggatgcatgcttagaaaacaATGTTCTGTTAGCTCG TGAAGTAAATAAGCTTCGCTGTGAACTGATGCAATACCAGAAGCCCTGCACAAATCAA GTTGCTCCTGAGGAAAAGGAGAATGTTGTGGCCACAAGCATCAATGCAATGCAAAAT GATCAAGCCAAGCAGAATTTTTCATATTTGTCATTAGATGATGTTAACAAGCAGTTCATGCAAGCAGGGATCACAACTAATACTTCAGAATCATTCCAACTTGAATTACCTTATGAAATTGACAGTGAAGATCCGGAGTCTCCTCATTTGCATGATCCAGAAACACATGACTTTAGGGATCCTACAACAGCATCAGAGTATAATGGTGTATTGTCTGAGTGCTTCAACTTAGCTATGGGTTCTTCACATGATGTACTTGACAAAAGCACTCTGACTGAGCTGAATTTTCTAGAGAAGGATGACACTTATCATGTCCATGAAAAAGCTCCAGTGAGGGGTATACATTTGCATGATGAGACTTTATTGTGCCAAGAGATTGAAATAGTGAACTCAAGTAAACATCTATCACAGGATGAATTGGAAAACCTTAAAAGAACAAATCAAGAGCTCGAAGAGAAGCTGTTTAttatggctgaagaaagtaATAAGCTTTCAGAGATTATTGTTGCAAAAGATGTAGAAATTGCTTCTTTATCTGAAGAATGGGAGGCTGCAATTTTTGATCTAACAAGCTTCTTAACAGATGGATGTAGATCACTGGATGATGCATACCAGAACATTGATAATATGATTAGCTCATTTCCTCATAGTAACAGTTCTGTAAGTGAACATGTGGAGAAGGCTATGAAAATTAGCATTGAGAAAGAAAAGATGATATTCAAACTTCAAAATGAACTACAAACTGCGCAGAAAATTGGCAGGGAAGTGAAGGAAAAACTGCATATTTTAAGAGGTGCAACTCTTGCTATAACTGAAGCTCAGCAGTTGGATAATGAAGAAAGCTCTCAGGAAGAACTAGAGCTAGTAGGTTTATTGCACCAAAAGGATTGTATAATACAAGAATTAAAGAACAATTTGAAAGCAGAAAGTTGTGTCTTTGCAGAAAGAGCAAAAGGACATTCTCGTGATGACCTAATGTTGCCTGATAGTTCAGTTGACATGATTGAGGAATTGCCTCATGATGAAAATCAACCAGCAGCTAGTCAAGCTAATCCAGATTACCAG TCAAAGCTTGATAGTGTGatgcatcttgtcgaagacaaATCAAATAAGGTTCTGACCTTATTTTCAAATTTTGAGGCAGCTCAAGAAACCATGGAAGAGGCTGAACTTATGCTTTCAGCTTTGTTGAAGGCCAATGAAGAAttaaaacttgagagagataatTGCAGGCAAGCTGTGGAATTGTTGTTGTCTGAGAAAAGTTCTCTGATCAGTGACTTGAAGGAACTTGAAGCATCAAGCTCTTGTTCATCCCAGAAATATGACAAATTGCATCAACAGATAAATGAGTGCGTTACAGAGATGACAAAGCTTGCTGCTATAATAAGGAAGTCGTTTCAGCAAATTCAAAGTTTTTCCATGGTAGAACTCTTCGCTCTTTGCTCAGAGATTATTACTTTTGGCCAAGACTTGAAAGGATGTATAATGGATTCAAGGTCATATATTGCGAACATGGTATCACTTATAGAAGAAAAAGGCAGATCTACAGAGCAGTTCCATCACCTAAATGCAAATGCTTGTGGGTCTGCTCGCCAACAGGTAGATTCACATTCATGCCAGTGGGGTAGCAGCAAACCTTCTCAATCTGATTATAGTGCAGAATATGCATCACTCAGAAGAGAATTTGACAGGAAGAGCAATGTTGTAGAAGGATTGTCTTTTGATCTTAAACTACTGCAAGAGTCTACTTCAAACGCGAAAGATATGAAAGATAAAGCTGATGAAATATCTACTGCCCTTAGCAATGTTCAAATAGAACTAGATATGAAAACTTCTACAATAGAAACCATGTTGAAAAAACAAAAGGTACTTGAGGAAGAACTGGCTGAAAATGATGCCAGACTCATTATTTTAAGGTCAGAGTTAGAGCATTCTCAAAGTTTGTCATCAACGTTATTGAAGGAGAACAAAGGTCTGAGAGTGATGTTGGAAGATGAAAATGTGAAGAATAGTGAAACAAGAGTGCTGTTGGAAGAAAAAGTTAAGGTCATAGAGGGATTGGAGAGCCAAATACTATTGCTAAATCGTTCTGAAGTGGGGCAGTTGATGTCAGATATTGAAGAATTAAATAATAGCATTAAAATAATGAGTAGTGACAGAGAAAATCTCCAGGCAGAGATATTTAAGTTAAGGGACAAGCTTGAGATGGCAATGGCTTTAGCTGAGGAAAATGAAGCTGCTGCTATTGAAGCTCGTCAA ACTGCAGAGATTAGTAAAATCTATGCTGAGGAAAAAGAGGAGGAGGTTAAGATTCTTGAACGATCTGTGGAGGAACTTGAAGGAACAGTGACTGTTCTTGAGGAAGAG GTATGCAACCTTAAAGAGGAAGTAAGGAGCCATCAAGTACATAAACTATCTGAAGCCCACTTTCAAGCTTTTGATGACATGCTTGCTGTAGAAAAAGCATCAAAATGTGATGCTGCTGAGGAATCGTGTCAAGGGAAATGTCATCTAGAAAA GAGATTGCAAGCTGAGATTCTTGCACATCAAGATGTCAGAAATAAGATTGAAGGTCTCAAATTGGAAGCAAAGCATAAAGATGATGAG ATTGGGCAATACAAAGAGCATATTGCTGAGTTGGTCCTCCATTCAGAAGCACAgtctttgttgtttcaggagaAG TACCATGAAATGGAGCACATGGTTTCTAGACAGAAGTTTGGTCCGCATGAATCTAGTTCTGAGACTGTCCATGCCAAAACTGAAAAGCCATCAGGGCGAGCAAGAGGATCCAGCTCCCCTTTCCGGTGCATATCTAGTATTATTCAACAAATGAACTCTGAGAAGGATCAAGAATTCTCGGTGGCACGCCAACGAATTGAAGAACTGGAAGGTTTGGTTAGTTCCAAACAGAAAGAG GTATGCTTGCTAACATCAAGACTAGCTGCTGTGGATACCATGACACATGATATTATAAGAGAACTACTTGGTGTCAAACTAGACATGACAAACTATGCT AATTTGGTTGACCAAGAAGAGGTGCAAAAGTTGCTGATAGCATCCCAGCAACAAATTGAACAATCAAAGGCGAAG GACACAGAACTTGAAGCATTGAAAGAACAGCTTGGTCTTCTCATTCTGGAAAGGGACAG CTTGCTTGATGACATGGACCAAAGAAAGACAGACCTATTGGAGGCTCAGCTGCTTGTTGAACAGCTCGAGCAACGGGAGCAGATGCTGGAAGCACAGATTGAAATGTTACAG TTGGAGAAAGACAGCCTTCAACAGAAGACCATGGAGATGGACGAGACAATTGAGCTTCTAGTCAGATCAAACCAACCAGATATAAATCCAAGAACG GGGGATAACCACCGTCGCGGCAGCAGTGAGTTCAGCAGGCGGCTAGCTCAGTCCGACATGCTCCTCTCCCATGCGAGGCATGAACATTCTCGCCGGCATGCGGCTGGAAGCTCGAGGACGCACCATGGCCGGCATCGATGA
- the LOC8063537 gene encoding uncharacterized protein LOC8063537 — translation MEPTGTIVFASVGVTNFGFDVFSVAVPTPASAEAEAGVSAQELDERRHTDGVSVNFNAQFADDAGDAVAFVSERTGAASLFLSRPPGSESDRPEPLPAAEGSLFHDRPTVRGGRVYFVSAHEKPDRTFQSWAAVYAARVGERKAEPERLTPRGVVDMSPAVSASGDLIAVASYGDRPWAFDFRVLETEVAVFRAADPSRRAVVAPRGGWPAWHGDSALFFHRVADDGWWSVFRVGVSPDTLQPTGPERRVTPPGLHCFTPAAPAAAGGGRWIAVATRRKGRAQRHVELFDLEMERFSPLTELLNPGLHHYNPFFSPSGARLGYHRFRGAGAPGDALVPHLQPVRSPVPSIRMLRVYGTFPSFSPDAAHLAVNGDFFMTPGIRVLRSDGSKRWTVSKEPNLFYTTWSPTEPGVVFTSMGPIFETTKATVRIARVEFDPADLTDDDSRVEVGVATVRPLTRPEAGNDAFPAVSPCGRWLVFRSGRTGHKNLYVVDTARGEDGGVLRLTEGEWIDTMPSWSPDGSLIAFSSNRHDPANPAVFSIYLVRPDGSGLRRVYVAGPEGSAEADKERINHVCFSPDSQWLLFTANLGSVVAEPISGPNQFQPYGDLYVCRLDGSGLRRLTCNAYENGTPAWGPASAGLGLESLAIGPPAGEDALGQFDEPLWLTCDV, via the coding sequence ATGGAGCCCACGGGCACGATCGTCTTCGCGTCCGTCGGCGTCACCAACTTCGGCTTCGACGTCTTCTCCGTCGCCGTCCCTACGCCCGCGTCCGCGGAGGCCGAGGCCGGCGTCTCCGCTCAGGAGCTCGACGAGCGGCGCCACACGGACGGCGTCTCCGTCAACTTCAACGCCCAGTTCGCGGACGACGCTGGCGACGCGGTCGCGTTCGTGTCCGAGCGGACGGGAGCAGCGAGCCTGTTCCTCTCCCGGCCGCCGGGGTCCGAATCCGACCGCCCCGAGCCGCTCCCGGCCGCGGAGGGCAGCCTGTTCCATGACCGCCCCACGGTGCGCGGCGGTCGGGTGTACTTCGTCTCCGCGCACGAGAAGCCGGACCGGACGTTCCAGAGCTGGGCGGCCGTGTACGCGGCGCGGGTGGGCGAGCGGAAGGCGGAGCCGGAGAGGCTCACGCCGCGCGGCGTCGTGGACATGAGCCCCGCCGTGTCCGCCTCGGGCGACCTCATCGCCGTCGCGTCATACGGCGACCGGCCCTGGGCGTTCGACTTCCGCGTCCTGGAGACGGAGGTGGCCGTGTTCCGCGCGGCCGACCCGTCCCGCCGCGCCGTCGTGGCACCGCGGGGTGGGTGGCCCGCGTGGCACGGCGACAGCGCGCTCTTCTTCCACCGCGTCGCGGACGACGGGTGGTGGAGCGTCTTCCGCGTGGGCGTCTCCCCGGACACGCTCCAGCCCACGGGGCCCGAGCGCCGCGTCACCCCACCGGGGCTGCACTGCTTCACCCCCGCCGCGCCTGCTGCCGCCGGCGGCGGGCGGTGGATCGCGGTCGCCACGCGGCGGAAAGGCCGGGCGCAGCGCCACGTGGAGCTCTtcgacctcgagatggagcgctTCTCCCCGCTCACGGAGCTTCTCAACCCGGGCCTCCACCACTACAACCCTTTCTTCTCGCCGTCGGGCGCGCGCCTCGGGTACCACCGGTTCCGCGGCGCGGGGGCCCCCGGCGACGCGCTAGTCCCGCACCTGCAGCCGGTGCGGAGCCCCGTGCCGTCCATCCGGATGCTCCGCGTGTACGGCACGTTCCCGTCCTTCTCCCCCGACGCGGCGCACCTCGCCGTGAACGGCGACTTCTTCATGACGCCGGGCATCAGGGTGCTCCGCTCCGACGGCTCCAAGCGGTGGACGGTGAGCAAGGAGCCCAACCTGTTCTACACCACCTGGAGCCCGACGGAGCCCGGGGTGGTGTTCACATCCATGGGCCCCATCTTCGAGACCACGAAGGCGACGGTCCGGATCGCGCGCGTGGAGTTCGACCCGGCCGACCTCACGGACGACGACAGCCGCGTGGAGGTGGGCGTCGCGACGGTGAGGCCGCTGACTCGGCCGGAGGCCGGCAACGACGCGTTCCCGGCGGTGTCGCCGTGCGGGCGGTGGCTGGTGTTCCGGTCGGGGCGGACGGGGCACAAGAACCTGTACGTCGTCGACACGGCGCGCGGCGAGGACGGAGGCGTCCTGCGGCTGACGGAGGGCGAGTGGATCGACACGATGCCGAGCTGGTCGCCGGACGGGAGCCTGATCGCGTTCTCGTCGAACCGGCACGACCCGGCGAACCCGGCCGTGTTCAGCATCTACCTGGTGCGGCCCGACGGCTCCGGGCTGCGCCGCGTGTACGTGGCCGGGCCGGAGGGCAGCGCGGAGGCGGACAAGGAGCGGATCAACCACGTGTGCTTCAGCCCAGACTCGCAGTGGCTGCTGTTCACGGCCAACCTGGGCAGCGTCGTGGCGGAGCCCATCTCGGGGCCCAACCAGTTCCAGCCGTACGGGGACCTGTACGTGTGCCGCCTCGACGGCTCGGGCCTGCGCCGCCTCACCTGCAACGCCTACGAGAACGGCACGCCGGCGTGGGGGCCTGCCTCCGCCGGGCTCGGGCTGGAGTCGCTGGCGATTGGCCCACCCGCCGGGGAGGACGCGTTGGGCCAGTTCGACGAGCCGCTGTGGCTTACATGCGACGTCTGA
- the LOC8073081 gene encoding 1-Cys peroxiredoxin PER1 — protein MPGLTIGDTVPNLELDSTHGKIRIHDYVGDGYAIIFSHPADFTPVCTTEMAAMAGYAKEFEKRGVKLLGISCDDVESHREWTKDIEAYGGGKQKVTYPILADPGRDAIRQLNMVDPDEKDSNGVSLPSRALHVVGPDKAVKLSFLYPATTGRNMDEVLRAVDSLLTAAKHGGKVATPANWKPGDRAVIAPSVSDEEARKMFPHGFETADLPSKKSYLRFTKV, from the exons ATGCCGGGACTCACCATCGGCGACACCGTCCCCAACCTGGAGCTGGACTCCACCCACGGCAAGATCCGCATCCACGACTACGTCGGCGACGGCTACGCCATCATCTTCTCCCACCCCG CTGACTTCACGCCGGTGTGCACGACGGAGATGGCGGCGATGGCGGGGTACGCCAAGGAGTTCGAGAAGCGTGGCGTGAAGCTGCTGGGCATCTCGTGCGACGACGTGGAGTCGCACAGGGAGTGGACCAAGGACATCGAGGCGTACGGCGGCGGGAAGCAGAAGGTGACGTACCCGATCCTGGCGGACCCGGGTCGGGACGCCATCCGGCAGCTCAACATGGTGGACCCCGACGAGAAGGACTCCAACGGGGTGAGCCTGCCGTCCCGCGCGCTCCACGTCGTCGGGCCCGACAAGGCCGTGAAGCTGAGCTTCCTGTACCCGGCCACCACGGGGCGGAACATGGACGAGGTGCTGCGCGCCGTCGACTCGCTGCTCACCGCCGCCAAGCACGGCGGCAAGGTCGCCACGCCCGCCAACTGGAAGCCCGGGGACCGCGCCGTCATCGCGCCCAGCGTCTCCGACGAGGAGGCCAGGAAGATGTTCCCGCACGGGTTCGAGACCGCCGACCTGCCCTCCAAGAAGAGCTACCTCCGCTTCACCAAGGTCTAG
- the LOC8073082 gene encoding peroxidase 2, with translation MAAKLAVLGTLVVLALLGPVSSQQAGYGYGGGSPTPTPPPAYPPTTSPSPTPSPPPAYPPTSSTPSPPTYSSPSPAPPPPAAYPPTTSPTPSPPTTYPPPTPASPPPPSPASGPALSVGYYNDKCPGAEALVREAVRAADAGIKAGLVRLFFHDCFVQGCDASVLLKPDNDTNPQPEILGIPNLSLRGLDVIDAAKKALEEKCPGVVSCADIVAFAGRDASFFLSGGAINFTMPAGRYDGKVSNASDTLPNLPPPFADVAQLKAMFAAKGLDTIDMVALSGAHSIGRSHCSSFSRDRLPPSNTSDMNPAFATQLKANCTSPSGADNTVAQDYRTPDQLDNQYYWDVINHKVLFASDAALLKSGDTAALVYAAALFQKEWQDRFGKAMVKMGGVEVKTAANGEIRQMCGYVNKPYSG, from the coding sequence ATGGCCGCTAAGCTCGCCGTTCTCGGCACCTTAGTAGTGCTCGCGCTGCTCGGTCCTGTGTCGTCCCAACAAGCCGGCTACGGCTATGGTGGCGGCAGTCCTACACCTACGCCGCCACCTGCTTATCCTCCGACGACGAGCCCGAGCCCGACCCCGAGTCCACCACCTGCTTATCCTCCGACGAGCTCGACTCCGAGTCCGCCTACTTATTCATCTCCAAGTCCAGCCCCGCCGCCACCTGCTGCATATCCTCCGACGACAAGCCCGACGCCGAGCCCGCCTACTACCTATCCTCCTCCGACACCTGCTagcccaccaccaccatcacctgcCTCTGGGCCTGCACTGAGTGTCGGATACTACAACGACAAGTGCCCCGGCGCGGAAGCCCTCGTGCGGGAGGCCGTGCGCGCCGCCGACGCCGGCATCAAAGCAGGGCTTGTCCGTTTGTTCTTCCACGACTGCTTCGTCCAGGGCTGCGACGCCTCCGTTCTGCTCAAGCCCGACAACGACACCAACCCGCAGCCGGAGATACTCGGCATCCCCAACCTGAGCCTGCGCGGCTTGGACGTCATCGACGCGGCGAAGAAGGCGCTGGAGGAGAAATGCCCGGGCGTCGTTTCCTGCGCCGACATCGTCGCCTTCGCCGGCCGCGACGCCAGCTTCTTcctcagcggcggcgccatcaacttcaccatgCCCGCGGGCCGCTACGACGGGAAGGTGTCGAACGCCAGCGATACCCTCCCTAACCTCCCCCCGCCGTTCGCCGACGTCGCGCAGCTTAAGGCCATGTTCGCCGCCAAGGGGCTCGACACCATCGACATGGTCGCGCTCTCCGGCGCGCACAGCATCGGCCGCTCCCACTGCTCGTCCTTCAGCAGGGACCGCCTCCCGCCCAGCAACACCTCCGACATGAACCCGGCGTTCGCCACACAGCTCAAGGCGAACTGCACGTCGCCGTCCGGCGCCGACAACACGGTGGCGCAGGACTACAGGACCCCTGACCAGCTGGACAACCAGTACTACTGGGACGTGATCAACCACAAGGTGCTCTTCGCGTCGGACGCCGCACTCCTCAAGTCAGGCGACACCGCAGCGCTGGTGTATGCAGCCGCCTTGTTTCAGAAGGAATGGCAGGACAGGTTTGGAAAAGCCATGGTGAAGATGGGTGGAGTCGAGGTGAAGACGGCCGCCAATGGTGAGATCAGACAGATGTGTGGCTACGTCAACAAGCCCTACTCCGGTTGA
- the LOC8073083 gene encoding peroxidase 2: MVSPNKLAVLTVFALLGSVSCQDGGYYPPPPAPATPPPPACPPPPPSPSPPPATPAPPPPPGTQLMVGYYKNKCGAYVDVEAIVKKHVNATDAGMQAGLVRMFFHDCFIRGCDASVLLDSFSNDTSLTPEKFSVPNFPSLRGYEVIDAAKAEIEAACPSVVSCADIVAFAARDASYFLSGGGINFAMPAGRYDGNVSLASEALPNLPPPFAGFDLLVQMFAAKGLDYVDMITLSGAHSIGRSHCSSFSRDRLPPSNTSDMDPAFAATLQAACASPNGTDNTVVQDFQTPDVLDNQYYKDVLAHKVLFTSDAALTTNITSNNLVRAYADFVPFLWQNKFGKAMVKMGGIEIKTAANGEIRTNCRKVNGRP, translated from the exons ATGGTGAGCCCTAATAAGCTCGCCGTCCTCACTGTCTTCGCCCTGCTCGGCTCCGTGTCTTGCCAGGACGGAGGCTACTaccctcctcctccggctccGGCCACCCCGCCACCACCAGCATGCCCTCCACCTCCTCCAAGCCCAAGCCCACCCCCAGCTACGCCGGCACCCCCACCACCCCCAGGGACGCAACTCATGGTCGGATACTACAAGAACAAGTGCGGCGCTTACGTGGACGTTGAGGCCATCGTCAAGAAGCACGTCAATGCCACTGATGCTGGCATGCAGGCCGGGCTTGTCCGTATGTTCTTCCACGACTGCTTCATCCGT GGATGCGACGCCTCCGTCCTCCTGGACTCGTTCAGCAACGACACGAGCCTGACCCCGGAGAAGTTCAGCGTGCCCAACTTCCCCAGCCTACGCGGGTACGAGGTGATCGACGCGGCCAAGGCGGAGATCGAGGCGGCATGCCCCAGCGTCGTCTCGTGCGCGGACATCGTCGCGTTCGCCGCCCGCGACGCGTCCTACTTCCTCAGCGGCGGCGGCATCAACTTCGCCATGCCCGCCGGCCGCTACGACGGCAACGTGTCCCTCGCCAGCGAGGCCCTGCCGAACCTTCCCCCGCCGTTCGCCGGCTTCGACCTGCTCGTCCAGATGTTCGCCGCCAAGGGGCTGGACTACGTCGACATGATCACGCTCTCCGGCGCGCACAGCATCGGCCGCTCCCACTGCTCCTCCTTCAGCAGGGACCGCCTGCCGCCCAGCAACACCTCCGACATGGACCCGGCGTTCGCCGCCACGCTGCAGGCTGCCTGCGCGTCGCCCAACGGCACCGACAACACGGTGGTGCAGGACTTCCAGACCCCCGACGTCCTGGACAACCAGTACTACAAGGACGTGCTGGCACACAAGGTGCTCTTCACGTCGGACGCCGCGCTCACCACCAACATCACATCCAACAACCTGGTGCGCGCCTACGCGGACTTCGTTCCCTTCCTGTGGCAGAATAAGTTCGGCAAGGCCATGGTGAAGATGGGCGGCATAGAGATCAAGACCGCCGCCAACGGGGAGATCAGGACCAACTGCCGCAAAGTCAACGGCAGGCCGTGA